Proteins encoded together in one Peribacillus asahii window:
- the glmS gene encoding glutamine--fructose-6-phosphate transaminase (isomerizing) → MCGIVGYTGLQDAKEILLKGLEKLEYRGYDSAGIAVKNEEGVTIFKEKGRIADLRAEVDRDVSAHTGIGHTRWATHGVPSQDNAHPHQSASGRFTLVHNGVIENYAILKREYLQDVTFKSDTDTEVIVQLIEKFVNEGRDVEEAFRHTLTLLKGSYALALLDAENTEVIYVAKNKSPLLIGVGEDFNVVASDAMAMLQVTDQFLELMDKEMVVVTKEDVTIKNLDNEEVSREPYTAELDASDIEKGTYPHYMLKEIDEQPAVIRKIIQAYQNENDELMIDFNIAEAVSGADRIYIVACGTSYHAGLIGKQFIEKMAKIPVEVHVASEFTYNMPLLSEKPLFIFISQSGETADSRAVLVAIKELGHKALTITNVPGSTLSREADFTLLLHAGPEIAVASTKAYTAQVAVLAILANVVAKFRNEEIDFDLVKELGMVATAMVALCDSKEEMEAIAHEFLSVTRNCFFIGRSLDYYVGLEGALKLKEISYIQAEGFAGGELKHGTIALIEEGTPVVALATQEGVNLSIRGNVKEVAARGANPCIISMKGLEEDDDRFVIPKVHELLTPLISVIPLQLIAYYAALHRECDVDKPRNLAKSVTVE, encoded by the coding sequence ATGTGTGGAATCGTTGGCTATACTGGCCTTCAAGATGCGAAGGAGATTTTATTAAAAGGTTTAGAAAAGCTTGAATATCGTGGATATGATTCAGCAGGTATTGCTGTTAAAAATGAAGAAGGTGTAACCATTTTTAAAGAAAAAGGCCGTATTGCGGATTTACGTGCTGAAGTGGATCGAGATGTTTCAGCACATACAGGAATTGGACATACGCGCTGGGCAACTCATGGTGTACCGAGTCAAGATAATGCGCATCCGCACCAAAGTGCATCAGGCCGATTTACACTTGTTCATAATGGAGTTATTGAGAACTATGCCATTTTAAAACGTGAGTATTTACAAGATGTAACGTTTAAAAGTGATACAGATACAGAAGTAATTGTTCAATTAATTGAGAAATTTGTAAACGAAGGAAGAGATGTTGAGGAAGCATTCCGTCATACATTAACCTTATTAAAAGGCTCTTATGCTCTAGCGTTATTAGATGCTGAGAATACTGAGGTTATCTATGTAGCGAAAAATAAAAGCCCATTATTAATTGGTGTGGGTGAAGACTTTAATGTAGTCGCTTCTGATGCTATGGCAATGTTGCAAGTAACCGATCAATTTTTAGAACTAATGGATAAAGAAATGGTCGTTGTGACGAAAGAAGATGTAACGATTAAAAACTTAGATAATGAAGAGGTTTCACGTGAACCCTATACAGCAGAGCTAGATGCGAGTGATATTGAAAAAGGAACGTATCCGCACTATATGCTTAAAGAAATCGATGAGCAACCAGCTGTTATTCGTAAAATTATTCAAGCTTACCAAAATGAAAACGATGAGCTTATGATTGACTTCAATATTGCAGAAGCTGTAAGCGGAGCGGATCGTATCTATATCGTTGCTTGTGGAACAAGTTATCACGCTGGTTTAATTGGCAAGCAGTTCATTGAAAAAATGGCGAAAATTCCAGTAGAAGTGCATGTGGCTTCGGAATTTACGTACAATATGCCGCTTTTATCAGAAAAACCGTTATTTATTTTCATTTCACAAAGTGGTGAAACGGCGGATAGCCGTGCCGTTCTTGTGGCAATTAAGGAGTTAGGCCATAAAGCTCTTACGATTACAAATGTACCAGGCTCTACGCTTTCTCGTGAAGCGGACTTTACGTTACTTTTACATGCAGGTCCAGAAATTGCAGTAGCATCTACAAAAGCTTATACAGCTCAAGTAGCGGTACTTGCTATCTTAGCTAATGTAGTGGCAAAGTTCCGCAATGAGGAGATAGACTTTGACCTTGTAAAAGAGCTTGGAATGGTCGCGACAGCTATGGTTGCTCTTTGTGATTCGAAGGAAGAAATGGAAGCTATTGCTCATGAATTCTTATCTGTGACACGTAACTGCTTCTTTATCGGCCGCTCTTTAGACTACTATGTAGGTCTAGAAGGGGCATTGAAGTTAAAGGAGATCTCCTATATTCAAGCAGAAGGCTTTGCTGGTGGAGAATTAAAACACGGTACGATTGCATTAATCGAAGAAGGTACACCGGTTGTTGCGCTTGCAACGCAAGAAGGTGTGAACTTAAGCATTCGTGGAAATGTGAAAGAGGTTGCCGCTCGTGGTGCGAACCCATGCATTATTTCTATGAAGGGATTGGAAGAAGACGACGACCGTTTTGTTATTCCAAAAGTGCACGAACTATTAACACCGCTTATTTCTGTGATCCCTCTCCAACTCATTGCGTACTATGCAGCGCTTCACCGCGAATGCGATGTGGATAAACCGCGTAATTTGGCGAAGAGTGTGACAGTTGAGTAA
- a CDS encoding bifunctional diguanylate cyclase/phosphodiesterase, with protein MKIKKQNIQSSVRDGFSLTIPLLLLIPALLFSNQLYGILGENNYVTLHLMLEIFIIIASFTIAIQAWLIFPYIFSNHRLYIGALFLSVGLLTLIHTLSYKGMPFFIKDSSAYSATWFYMIERLTQALGLLLILTSKPKKIHFIQRRITYSLACLYTFVWIFLIYSPYELLPHLVIEGVGTTPLKNSLQYLAIMLQCLILLYLWRNFNKDRRQNTVIIVASVYLILGDLMFTTYQSVYDIKNFMGHFFQLSGFYFLMRTFYSTSVEKPFQSLIETQKQLKKSEESLHYMAYHDELTELPNSRFLTEKLSIELSMPKTKKAILMIEIDRLKSINESLGHSFIDLMLQEVATRLRTSLPPDLFISQIGRGEFTILLHSVKDHEDVVQVCKQIQKGMKEPFQLQHFLLNITLNIGIAVYPKHGTNQEELLKHAQVAMHEAQKATERYVFYHSKMGQQLIEQLVLEQDLHYALDNGEIYLEYQPQINLRTGSIDSVEALVRWQHPEKGLISPAAFIPIAEETGLIVPIGEWVLETACRQAKQWHNEGISHIGVAVNLSTGQFFQQNLVEMVEDILARTNLPPHYLELEITESMTVDTNHMTEILHDLKQLGVKIAVDDFGTGYSSMYYLKKFPIDCLKIDRSFVRNVQSNHHDDVLISMMISMAKHLELKVVAEGVEETGQLSFLADRDCDIIQGYLFSKPIDPEELSANFDTIQKKVLSITQLKEVV; from the coding sequence ATGAAAATAAAAAAACAGAATATCCAATCTTCCGTAAGAGACGGATTTAGTTTAACTATCCCTCTCTTATTACTCATACCAGCTTTGCTATTTAGTAATCAATTGTATGGCATATTGGGAGAAAATAATTATGTGACCCTCCATTTAATGCTTGAAATCTTTATTATCATTGCATCCTTTACGATTGCGATTCAAGCATGGCTTATATTTCCTTATATTTTTTCCAATCATCGGTTGTATATTGGTGCTCTCTTTCTATCAGTAGGTTTGTTAACTCTCATTCATACACTGTCTTATAAAGGCATGCCCTTTTTTATTAAGGATAGCTCTGCTTATTCAGCTACATGGTTTTATATGATTGAGCGCTTAACACAAGCTTTAGGTTTATTGCTCATTTTGACATCAAAACCTAAAAAAATTCACTTTATACAGCGTAGAATTACATATAGTTTAGCTTGTTTATATACTTTTGTTTGGATATTCCTTATCTACAGTCCATATGAATTATTACCGCATCTTGTAATTGAAGGAGTAGGTACAACACCATTAAAAAATAGTCTGCAATATTTAGCCATTATGTTGCAATGTTTAATACTTCTTTATTTGTGGAGAAATTTCAATAAAGATCGACGTCAAAATACGGTCATCATTGTGGCTTCTGTTTATTTAATACTTGGCGATTTAATGTTCACAACCTATCAAAGTGTGTATGATATTAAAAATTTCATGGGTCACTTCTTTCAATTATCAGGGTTTTATTTTTTAATGAGGACGTTTTACTCTACCTCTGTTGAAAAACCATTTCAATCGTTGATAGAAACCCAAAAACAATTAAAAAAATCTGAAGAAAGCCTGCATTACATGGCCTATCACGATGAACTAACCGAATTGCCAAATTCGCGATTTTTAACAGAGAAATTATCAATAGAACTAAGCATGCCAAAAACGAAAAAAGCGATTCTAATGATAGAAATTGATCGACTTAAATCTATTAATGAATCGCTTGGTCATTCTTTTATAGACTTGATGCTACAAGAGGTTGCAACACGTCTACGTACATCTCTTCCCCCAGACTTATTCATCAGTCAAATAGGCAGGGGAGAGTTTACGATTCTCCTCCATTCAGTAAAGGACCATGAGGATGTAGTTCAGGTATGTAAACAAATTCAAAAAGGAATGAAAGAGCCTTTTCAACTACAGCATTTCCTATTAAATATTACATTAAATATCGGCATTGCCGTTTATCCGAAGCATGGCACGAATCAAGAGGAACTTTTAAAACATGCTCAAGTCGCCATGCATGAAGCACAAAAAGCAACAGAGCGATATGTATTTTACCATTCCAAAATGGGACAACAGCTCATAGAGCAATTAGTGCTTGAACAGGACTTACATTACGCCCTTGATAATGGAGAGATTTATCTTGAATATCAGCCACAAATTAACTTACGTACGGGCTCTATTGATTCTGTAGAAGCGTTAGTTCGGTGGCAGCATCCAGAGAAAGGATTGATTTCACCTGCTGCATTTATTCCAATCGCAGAAGAAACAGGGTTAATCGTCCCAATCGGTGAATGGGTATTGGAAACTGCTTGTAGACAGGCTAAACAATGGCATAATGAAGGCATTTCACATATCGGTGTCGCTGTTAATCTATCAACTGGGCAATTCTTCCAACAAAATTTAGTAGAGATGGTAGAGGATATTTTAGCGAGAACGAATCTGCCCCCACATTACTTAGAATTAGAAATTACCGAAAGTATGACGGTAGATACTAACCACATGACTGAAATTTTGCATGATTTAAAGCAATTGGGTGTAAAAATAGCTGTAGATGACTTTGGAACAGGTTATTCATCTATGTATTATTTAAAAAAATTCCCGATTGATTGTTTAAAAATAGACCGTTCTTTTGTTCGAAATGTACAATCCAATCATCATGATGACGTACTTATTTCTATGATGATTTCGATGGCGAAACATCTTGAATTGAAAGTCGTTGCTGAAGGTGTGGAAGAAACCGGCCAACTTTCCTTTTTAGCAGATCGTGATTGTGATATTATCCAAGGATATTTATTTAGTAAGCCAATTGATCCCGAAGAATTATCAGCAAATTTCGATACCATTCAAAAAAAGGTTCTTTCCATCACTCAATTAAAAGAAGTAGTATAG
- a CDS encoding LOG family protein produces the protein MKRIAVFCGSSIGASHTYKEGAIQLGKELARRGITLVYGGSSVGIMGTVADAVLEAGGQAIGVIPKMLEEKEIAHLHLTELIVVNSMHERKTKMVELADGFIALPGGPGTLEEFFEVFTWAQLGLHQKPCGILNIDHYYDLLISFFNHMNEQQFLQDKHRSIALVDSNPADLIEKFYTYIPPAVKTYIKENQT, from the coding sequence ATGAAGAGAATCGCTGTTTTCTGTGGATCTAGTATCGGAGCTTCACATACGTATAAAGAAGGCGCTATCCAGCTAGGAAAAGAATTAGCCAGACGAGGCATTACGCTTGTCTATGGAGGTTCTAGTGTTGGAATTATGGGAACAGTAGCAGATGCTGTTTTAGAAGCAGGTGGACAAGCTATCGGCGTAATTCCAAAAATGTTAGAGGAAAAAGAGATTGCACACCTTCATTTAACAGAACTTATTGTCGTTAACTCTATGCATGAAAGAAAAACAAAAATGGTCGAATTGGCAGATGGATTTATCGCTTTACCTGGAGGACCTGGAACGTTAGAAGAATTTTTTGAAGTGTTCACTTGGGCTCAGCTAGGACTTCACCAAAAACCTTGTGGCATCTTAAATATAGACCATTATTATGATTTACTGATTTCCTTCTTCAATCATATGAATGAACAACAATTTTTGCAGGATAAACATCGTTCTATAGCTCTAGTTGATTCAAATCCAGCAGATTTAATTGAGAAATTCTATACCTATATCCCTCCTGCTGTGAAGACCTATATTAAAGAAAATCAAACTTGA
- a CDS encoding 2TM domain-containing protein, which produces MEKDEKYLRAKRRVQNLKAFYIHLTVYILVNMMLFVINLSSDAGNWWFIYPLGGWGIGVIIHGLTTFASGKFGVDWEEKKIKEYMEKDK; this is translated from the coding sequence ATGGAAAAGGATGAAAAATATTTAAGGGCCAAGAGGCGCGTACAAAATCTAAAAGCGTTTTACATTCACTTGACCGTGTATATTTTAGTAAATATGATGTTGTTTGTTATTAACCTAAGTTCAGATGCAGGGAATTGGTGGTTCATCTATCCGCTTGGAGGTTGGGGAATTGGAGTCATCATCCATGGTTTAACCACGTTTGCATCCGGTAAATTCGGGGTGGATTGGGAAGAAAAAAAGATCAAAGAGTATATGGAAAAAGATAAGTAG
- the glmM gene encoding phosphoglucosamine mutase codes for MGKYFGTDGVRGVANSELTPELAFKLGRFGGYVLTKHAETPKVLIGRDTRISGHMLEGALVAGLLSIGAEVMRLGVISTPGVAYLTKALSAEAGVMISASHNPVADNGIKFFGPDGFKLTDEQEAEVEALLDSEQDELPRPVGGDLGHVNDYFEGGQKYIQYLKQSVDEEFTGIHIALDCAHGATSSLATHLFADLDADVSTMGASPNGLNINEGVGSTHPEALASFVLEKGANVGLAFDGDGDRIIAVDEKGNIVDGDQIMYICAKYLKEQNRLKHNTVVSTVMSNLGFYKGLEEHGVNSAQTAVGDRYVVEEMKKGGYNLGGEQSGHIIFLDYNTTGDGLLTGLQLVNIMSETKKPLSELAGEMKKYPQTLVNVRVSDKHGVTANENVQRVIQEVEAEMNGNGRILVRPSGTEPLVRVMAEAPTPEECTRYVDRIVTVVQVEMGLTE; via the coding sequence ATGGGTAAATATTTTGGTACAGATGGAGTAAGGGGTGTAGCGAATAGCGAACTAACTCCTGAATTAGCATTTAAGTTAGGACGTTTTGGCGGGTATGTATTAACGAAGCATGCTGAGACTCCGAAAGTTTTAATCGGACGTGATACGCGTATTTCTGGTCATATGTTAGAAGGCGCACTGGTAGCAGGCTTATTATCTATTGGTGCCGAAGTAATGCGCTTAGGAGTCATTTCAACCCCTGGTGTGGCCTATTTAACAAAAGCGTTAAGTGCTGAAGCAGGTGTCATGATTTCTGCTTCACATAACCCAGTTGCGGATAATGGGATTAAATTTTTCGGACCAGATGGGTTTAAGCTGACAGATGAGCAGGAAGCAGAAGTAGAAGCGCTGCTTGATTCAGAACAAGATGAGCTGCCACGTCCAGTTGGTGGAGATCTAGGACATGTCAATGATTACTTCGAAGGTGGCCAAAAATACATTCAGTACTTAAAACAATCTGTGGATGAAGAGTTTACAGGTATTCATATTGCTTTGGATTGTGCCCACGGTGCGACATCTTCTCTTGCGACACATTTATTTGCCGATTTAGATGCAGATGTTTCGACAATGGGGGCTTCACCAAATGGTTTAAATATTAACGAAGGTGTGGGCTCGACGCATCCAGAAGCATTGGCTTCCTTTGTTCTTGAAAAAGGTGCGAATGTAGGACTGGCATTTGATGGTGATGGTGATCGCATTATCGCTGTTGATGAAAAAGGAAATATCGTAGATGGCGATCAAATTATGTATATTTGTGCCAAGTATTTAAAGGAACAAAATCGTTTAAAACATAACACAGTTGTTTCGACGGTAATGAGTAATCTTGGTTTCTATAAAGGATTAGAGGAACATGGTGTGAATAGCGCACAAACGGCTGTCGGAGACCGATACGTTGTGGAAGAAATGAAAAAGGGCGGCTACAATCTAGGGGGAGAACAATCCGGTCATATTATTTTCCTGGATTACAATACAACAGGAGATGGCTTATTAACCGGTTTACAACTCGTTAATATTATGAGTGAAACGAAGAAACCGTTATCTGAATTAGCTGGCGAAATGAAGAAGTATCCACAAACACTTGTGAATGTACGTGTGAGTGATAAACATGGTGTTACAGCGAATGAAAACGTGCAAAGAGTCATTCAAGAAGTGGAAGCGGAGATGAATGGAAACGGACGTATTTTAGTTCGACCATCAGGAACAGAGCCTCTTGTGCGCGTTATGGCAGAAGCCCCGACTCCTGAAGAATGTACACGCTATGTCGATCGAATTGTTACTGTTGTACAAGTTGAAATGGGATTGACTGAATAG
- a CDS encoding MFS transporter gives MKRIHYSWFILIIVFFSIIAAGIIRSSSGVFIEPFEAEFGWDRSIISLAFAISLFLYGLSGPFMAALIEVLGLKKMMVLAMATLSGGVALTFFMEQSWQLILIWGILIGLGSGLFLTVLSPYVANRWFEKRRGLAVGILTASTATGQLILLPVLAYVIEHYSWRWAIGLIMALSVIMLVIILLFMKNTPKEIGILPYGLDEEPSESSIVQKKNPIVIAFQSLLEAVKVKAFWLLAGSFFICGLSTGGLIGTHFVSYCMSYGIPVITAASLLSFMGVFDLIGTTISGWLSDRFDNRWLLFWYYALRGASLLLLPYALYEGSIPLLVLFAVFYGLDWIATVPPTISISRQIFGVEKSGIIYGWIFAAHQAGAAVAAYGGGLIYKIFNSYTWAFFLAGIFCLVGSLFVVIIKKQKPEVKQGLANGQAI, from the coding sequence TTGAAGCGTATTCATTATAGTTGGTTTATTTTAATCATTGTATTCTTCTCCATTATCGCAGCTGGAATTATTCGATCATCATCAGGAGTCTTTATAGAACCTTTTGAAGCAGAGTTCGGATGGGACCGTTCTATTATTTCTTTAGCATTTGCGATTAGTCTTTTTTTGTATGGGCTTTCCGGTCCATTTATGGCAGCTTTAATTGAAGTACTAGGATTAAAGAAGATGATGGTATTGGCCATGGCTACGTTATCCGGAGGAGTTGCTCTTACATTTTTTATGGAGCAATCGTGGCAGCTTATCCTTATTTGGGGGATTCTTATAGGGTTAGGGTCTGGACTCTTTTTAACCGTCTTAAGTCCATATGTGGCCAATCGTTGGTTTGAGAAGAGAAGGGGATTGGCAGTTGGTATATTAACAGCAAGTACGGCAACGGGTCAGTTAATTTTGCTGCCAGTACTAGCCTATGTTATCGAACATTATTCATGGCGTTGGGCAATTGGCCTTATTATGGCTCTTAGCGTTATAATGTTAGTCATTATTTTATTATTTATGAAAAACACTCCAAAGGAAATAGGGATCCTTCCGTACGGACTTGACGAAGAGCCTTCAGAGTCGAGCATAGTTCAGAAGAAAAACCCTATTGTAATAGCTTTCCAATCTTTACTTGAAGCGGTTAAAGTGAAAGCGTTTTGGCTATTAGCAGGGAGCTTCTTTATATGCGGACTTTCAACAGGCGGTTTGATTGGTACGCATTTTGTTTCGTATTGTATGAGTTATGGCATCCCAGTGATAACTGCCGCTTCTTTACTTTCCTTTATGGGAGTCTTTGATTTAATTGGAACGACTATATCGGGCTGGTTATCGGATCGATTTGATAATCGCTGGCTGCTGTTTTGGTACTATGCTTTAAGGGGAGCTTCTTTGTTATTGCTTCCTTATGCACTTTATGAAGGGTCTATCCCGCTATTAGTTCTCTTTGCTGTATTCTATGGATTAGATTGGATTGCAACTGTACCCCCAACGATTAGTATTTCTAGACAAATCTTCGGAGTAGAAAAGAGTGGAATCATTTATGGATGGATATTTGCTGCTCACCAGGCAGGTGCAGCAGTCGCAGCTTATGGCGGAGGTCTTATTTATAAAATATTTAATTCTTATACATGGGCATTCTTTCTTGCGGGCATCTTCTGCTTAGTAGGCAGCTTATTTGTAGTGATCATTAAAAAACAAAAACCAGAGGTTAAGCAGGGTTTGGCAAATGGGCAAGCAATATAA
- a CDS encoding beta-carotene 15,15'-monooxygenase codes for MILKKDSTHMMWLILLLLVLTSNCVLYRSSFGVSLLPDNTNGVVLGSIIDLTIAAPVLFLAWKRKLSWKPLIVMMAAGLIAARFMIPVEYLAPFKTITWAGFVIEGALVLLELLLLVTFFKYLPEIIRTVKKSPLPLLFSFSRAVDEKVKKHPIIQVICSEMLMVYYALGMWRKKPQYEANTFTLHKNSSLIAFQVMMIHAIMIETIGIHWWLHEKSLILSIILLVINVYSVILFLGDIQAVRFNPLQMEHDRMYVSLGLMKRMEIRWDDIEEVIEDRDRLEQKLSKNIIDFIARDFEEVYPNIMLKLKRPVEATLLMGVKKEYEQVAIRVDNLEGFKEALRQRVSK; via the coding sequence ATGATATTAAAAAAAGATTCAACACATATGATGTGGCTGATCTTATTATTGCTTGTGTTAACTTCTAATTGTGTCTTATATCGTTCTTCCTTTGGCGTGTCGCTGCTGCCTGACAATACAAATGGTGTTGTATTGGGCTCCATTATCGATTTAACTATTGCAGCGCCTGTTTTATTTTTAGCTTGGAAACGTAAATTGAGCTGGAAGCCTCTTATTGTGATGATGGCAGCTGGGCTTATTGCTGCGCGTTTTATGATTCCAGTGGAGTATTTAGCTCCATTTAAAACCATTACATGGGCAGGTTTTGTTATAGAAGGTGCACTTGTTTTACTTGAGCTATTATTATTAGTGACATTTTTTAAATATTTGCCGGAAATCATTCGTACCGTTAAGAAAAGCCCACTGCCACTTTTGTTTTCCTTCTCCCGTGCAGTAGACGAGAAAGTAAAGAAACATCCCATTATACAAGTGATTTGCTCTGAAATGCTGATGGTTTATTATGCTTTAGGTATGTGGAGAAAGAAGCCGCAATATGAAGCCAATACGTTTACACTGCATAAGAACTCAAGCCTGATTGCTTTTCAAGTGATGATGATTCATGCGATTATGATTGAAACAATCGGCATTCATTGGTGGTTACATGAGAAGTCACTTATTTTATCAATTATTTTGCTAGTGATAAACGTTTATTCTGTCATTTTGTTTTTAGGTGACATTCAAGCGGTACGTTTCAATCCTCTACAGATGGAACATGATCGTATGTATGTTTCTCTTGGCCTGATGAAGCGTATGGAAATACGATGGGATGATATTGAGGAAGTGATAGAAGACAGAGATAGATTAGAACAAAAACTTTCGAAGAATATAATTGATTTTATTGCACGTGATTTTGAAGAAGTCTATCCCAATATTATGTTGAAATTAAAACGCCCGGTTGAAGCCACTTTGCTGATGGGGGTAAAGAAAGAGTATGAGCAAGTAGCGATTCGAGTGGATAATCTGGAAGGATTTAAAGAAGCGTTGAGGCAGAGGGTATCAAAGTAA
- a CDS encoding GNAT family N-acetyltransferase, translating to MLNIRNVKMEDLPELVRIENLCFTKEEAATKEAFEMRIQLIPDSFYVAEQDGTIVGLVNGPVIEKAFITDDLFSNIKENPASGGHQSILGLAVSPSYQKQGAATALLIHLEREAKASQRETITLTCKEDLIGFYEKHGYLNYGVSNSEHGGEIWYNMSKELQ from the coding sequence ATGTTGAATATACGAAATGTAAAAATGGAAGATTTACCTGAGCTTGTACGCATTGAAAATCTTTGCTTTACAAAAGAAGAGGCCGCGACGAAAGAAGCGTTTGAAATGCGCATTCAGTTAATTCCTGATAGTTTTTATGTAGCAGAACAAGACGGTACCATAGTGGGCTTAGTCAATGGCCCAGTTATTGAAAAGGCATTCATTACAGATGATTTATTTAGTAACATAAAAGAAAATCCAGCGTCTGGAGGTCATCAAAGTATTTTAGGATTAGCTGTGTCTCCAAGTTATCAAAAACAAGGCGCCGCAACAGCGCTGCTAATACACCTTGAAAGGGAAGCGAAAGCTAGTCAACGTGAAACGATTACACTTACTTGTAAAGAAGATTTAATTGGTTTCTATGAAAAGCATGGATATCTCAATTATGGGGTGTCGAACTCGGAACATGGTGGGGAAATTTGGTATAATATGAGTAAAGAGCTACAGTGA
- a CDS encoding CdaR family protein translates to MDKLMANKWFVRIASFVIAVLLFISANFELQSDKKSIGFSTSPDIATETIENVPVEVYYDMENLVVSGMPDNVDVTLKGARALVTAAKNQRDFKVYVDLSDPNITIGSRTVTFKISDLNEKLVATIEPEYVEVNIQERVTKEFPVEAEYDPSVLADGYSAEPPTVSPQTVKVTGAKETIEQISYVKAMIGLNKGVKETVSGKATVRALDRNLNNLDVVIEPASVNVTLPISIPSKTVKINAVQKGKAKDGIQIKSLSVNPKEVTVYGKEEDLKNINSINVDVDISKVTGNTELEVKLPQPDDVKKMSVSTVKVKVQTDHVVDEEEKEKEKEKEDQEQEEQIEQDEEEQTQEPQEQQEEEQEVSVESKKLTNLIIGITGLDENQEVEVEPKTTDITLMGASQDLKNITVNDIVVTADVSQLTEGKHDVPLSVKVPDNVEWELSSSTATVSITQKEET, encoded by the coding sequence ATGGATAAACTCATGGCGAATAAATGGTTTGTTAGAATCGCGTCGTTTGTGATTGCTGTTTTACTGTTTATTTCAGCGAACTTTGAGTTGCAGTCTGATAAAAAGTCAATTGGATTTTCAACTTCTCCTGATATCGCTACGGAGACGATTGAGAACGTCCCGGTTGAAGTGTACTATGACATGGAAAACCTGGTTGTCAGCGGTATGCCTGATAATGTTGATGTGACCTTAAAAGGGGCTAGGGCACTTGTTACAGCTGCGAAAAATCAACGTGACTTTAAAGTGTATGTCGATCTTTCTGACCCTAATATTACGATAGGAAGTCGAACTGTAACGTTTAAAATTAGCGATCTAAACGAAAAACTAGTGGCAACAATTGAGCCGGAATATGTCGAAGTGAACATTCAAGAGAGAGTCACGAAAGAATTCCCAGTTGAAGCTGAATATGACCCCTCTGTGTTAGCCGATGGATATTCAGCAGAACCGCCGACTGTTAGTCCACAAACAGTAAAAGTTACGGGGGCTAAGGAAACGATTGAACAAATTTCTTATGTGAAAGCCATGATTGGTTTAAATAAAGGTGTTAAAGAGACAGTAAGCGGTAAAGCAACTGTTCGAGCTTTAGACCGCAATTTGAATAATCTGGATGTCGTTATTGAACCAGCAAGTGTTAACGTTACTTTGCCGATTAGTATACCATCTAAGACAGTTAAAATTAATGCTGTTCAAAAAGGGAAGGCCAAAGATGGAATTCAAATTAAGAGTTTATCAGTTAATCCAAAAGAGGTAACGGTATACGGAAAAGAAGAGGATCTAAAAAACATTAACAGTATTAATGTAGATGTTGATATTTCAAAAGTGACCGGCAATACGGAATTAGAGGTCAAACTGCCACAGCCTGATGATGTGAAGAAAATGTCAGTAAGCACGGTTAAAGTGAAAGTCCAAACTGATCATGTAGTGGATGAAGAAGAAAAAGAAAAAGAAAAAGAAAAAGAAGATCAAGAACAAGAAGAACAAATAGAACAGGACGAAGAGGAACAAACGCAGGAGCCACAGGAGCAGCAGGAAGAAGAACAAGAGGTATCGGTTGAATCTAAAAAACTAACTAACCTCATAATTGGGATTACTGGGTTGGATGAGAATCAGGAAGTAGAGGTAGAACCTAAAACGACGGATATTACGCTGATGGGAGCTAGCCAAGACTTAAAGAATATAACAGTGAATGACATAGTCGTGACAGCGGATGTTAGTCAATTAACAGAAGGTAAGCACGATGTACCGTTATCTGTTAAAGTACCTGACAATGTGGAATGGGAACTCTCATCATCAACCGCAACGGTCTCCATTACTCAAAAGGAAGAAACATAG